In a genomic window of Sulfurimonas denitrificans DSM 1251:
- the rpoB gene encoding DNA-directed RNA polymerase subunit beta, giving the protein MLNTLYSGNRLRVDFSKTPQQIEVPNLLQLQQSSYNKFLMLEEKDRSQSGVETVFQSVFPIHDTQNRLTVEYIDSEVGKPKYTVRECMERGLTYAVSLRMKTRLILWDRDENTKEKLGVKDIKEQSIFVRDIPLMTERTSFIINGVERVVVNQLHRSPGVIFKEEESTTSGNKLIYTGQIIPDRGSWLYFEYDPKDILYMRINKRRKVPVTIMFRALGYSKQDILKLFYPIQHINIVDNKFLMSFNPNDYSSRLTYDLVDKNGKILLASGKRLSAKKAQNFIDEGLSEVEYPLEVLLDRYLAKPIVDPETGEILFDAMTRIDETKLKKLSEIGVKNFSIANDLAEGVDGSIINAFNADADSLKLLKQTEDIEDENHLSAIRIYKVMRPGEPVTKEAAKVFVNQLFFDPERYDLTKVGRMKMNHKLGLNIPEYITVLTHEDIIESVKYVIKVKNGQGHIDDRDHLGNRRIRSIGELLGNELHNGLIKMQKAIRDKLSTMSGPMNELMPHDLINSKMITSTIMEFFSGGQLSQFMDQTNPLSEVTHKRRLSALGEGGLVKERAGFEVRDVHPTHYGRICPIETPEGQNIGLINTLATYSKVNEHGFIEAPYKVMKEGKVTDEIVYLTATQEEGKKIAAASNKLDKDGQFIDKMVVTRVDGEILHRPVTECNYADLSSHMVVGVAASLIPFLEHDDANRALMGANMQRQAVPLIKHEAPIVGTGVEKLVARDSWECVKARRSGIVEKVDGKHIYVMGDDDGEIYIDYYPLQKNLRTNQNTAFGQKPIVNIGQRVEIGQVIADGPNMDQGELALGVNAMVAFMPWNGYNFEDAIVISERLIRKDAFTSVHIYEKEVEARELKHGVEEITRDIPNVRDDELSHLDESGIIKIGTNVTGGMILVGKVSPKGEVKPTPEERLLRAIFGEKAGHVINKSLYCPPSMEGVVVDVKIFTKKGYDKDARTLELEKEERDYLEREHYDRLLMIDKEEMLRVTKLLTKEPLINDIKIGNTSYKAGDIINGEDLVEVNRFAMNAIIKSFSEEIQSEYNKTKNYFQKEKRLFRDEHEEKLNILEKDDILPNGVVKHVKIYIATKRQLKVGDKMAGRHGNKGIVSTIVPEVDMPYMEDGRGVDVCLNPLGVPSRMNIGQILEMHLGMAGRELGHQITKEFESKQKDFIKNLRAKMIEIADVAQMMNAAKTLGDMSDELLLHHARDWSRGVKFASPIFEGVNAVEFEKLFALAKMDTDGKTVLYNGLTGEKIKERVNVGYMYILKLHHLVDEKIHARSTGPYSLVTQQPVGGKALFGGQRFGEMEVWALEAYGASAVLKEMLTIKSDDVDGRVRAYKAITKGELVPESGIPETLFVLTKELQSLALDVEIFDEVEDNE; this is encoded by the coding sequence ATGTTAAATACTTTATATTCCGGAAATCGTCTTCGTGTAGACTTCTCTAAAACCCCTCAACAAATAGAAGTACCAAATTTATTACAACTACAACAAAGCTCATATAACAAGTTTTTAATGCTTGAGGAAAAAGATAGATCACAAAGTGGTGTTGAAACAGTTTTTCAATCAGTTTTTCCAATTCATGATACTCAAAATAGATTGACTGTTGAGTATATTGATAGTGAAGTTGGAAAACCAAAATACACAGTTAGAGAGTGTATGGAGCGTGGACTCACTTATGCAGTTAGCTTAAGAATGAAAACGCGTCTTATTCTTTGGGATAGAGATGAAAATACAAAAGAGAAATTAGGTGTAAAAGATATCAAAGAGCAGAGTATATTTGTTCGTGATATTCCACTTATGACAGAGAGAACTTCATTTATTATCAATGGTGTTGAGAGAGTTGTTGTAAATCAGCTTCACCGCTCTCCAGGTGTTATCTTTAAAGAAGAGGAATCAACTACTTCAGGCAATAAACTAATATATACTGGACAGATTATTCCAGATCGTGGTTCATGGCTCTATTTTGAGTATGATCCAAAAGATATTCTTTATATGAGAATAAATAAGCGTCGTAAAGTACCAGTTACAATCATGTTCCGTGCTCTTGGGTACTCTAAACAAGATATCTTAAAACTTTTTTACCCAATTCAACATATTAACATCGTTGATAACAAATTTTTAATGTCATTTAATCCAAATGATTACTCTAGCAGATTAACTTATGACTTAGTTGACAAAAATGGAAAAATTCTTTTAGCTTCAGGAAAAAGACTCTCCGCTAAAAAAGCACAAAATTTTATTGATGAGGGTTTAAGTGAAGTTGAGTATCCATTAGAAGTTCTTTTAGATAGATACTTGGCAAAGCCAATAGTTGACCCTGAAACAGGCGAAATTCTCTTTGATGCTATGACAAGAATTGATGAAACAAAACTTAAAAAACTGAGTGAAATTGGTGTTAAAAACTTCAGTATTGCGAACGATTTGGCTGAAGGTGTGGATGGTTCAATTATAAATGCGTTTAATGCTGATGCAGATTCTCTAAAGTTACTAAAGCAGACTGAAGATATAGAAGATGAAAACCATCTCTCAGCGATTCGTATATATAAAGTAATGAGACCAGGTGAGCCAGTAACAAAAGAGGCTGCAAAAGTTTTTGTAAATCAACTTTTCTTTGATCCAGAGAGATATGATTTGACAAAAGTCGGTCGTATGAAGATGAATCATAAGTTGGGGCTAAATATTCCTGAATATATAACTGTTTTAACTCATGAAGATATTATAGAGTCTGTAAAATATGTTATCAAAGTTAAAAATGGACAAGGACATATTGATGATAGAGATCACTTAGGTAATCGTCGTATTCGTTCAATAGGTGAACTTTTAGGAAATGAGTTACATAACGGTTTGATTAAGATGCAAAAAGCGATTCGTGATAAGCTCTCTACAATGAGTGGACCTATGAATGAGCTAATGCCTCATGATTTGATAAACTCAAAAATGATTACTTCAACAATCATGGAGTTTTTCTCAGGCGGGCAGCTATCACAATTTATGGATCAAACAAATCCTCTCTCGGAAGTAACACATAAGCGTCGTTTATCAGCTCTTGGAGAGGGTGGACTTGTAAAAGAGCGTGCTGGATTTGAAGTACGTGACGTTCATCCAACTCACTATGGTAGAATTTGTCCGATTGAGACTCCAGAGGGTCAAAATATTGGTCTTATCAATACGCTTGCAACTTACTCAAAAGTTAATGAGCATGGATTTATTGAAGCTCCATATAAAGTAATGAAAGAGGGAAAAGTAACAGATGAGATTGTTTATTTAACAGCTACTCAAGAAGAGGGCAAGAAAATTGCTGCTGCTTCAAATAAGCTAGATAAAGATGGTCAATTTATAGATAAAATGGTTGTAACTAGAGTTGATGGAGAGATTCTTCACCGTCCTGTTACCGAGTGTAACTATGCTGACTTGTCATCTCACATGGTTGTCGGTGTTGCCGCTTCACTAATTCCATTCTTAGAACACGATGATGCAAACCGTGCTCTAATGGGTGCAAACATGCAACGTCAAGCCGTTCCTCTTATTAAACATGAAGCGCCTATTGTTGGAACTGGCGTTGAAAAACTTGTTGCTCGTGACTCTTGGGAATGCGTAAAGGCAAGACGTTCTGGTATTGTAGAAAAAGTAGATGGAAAACATATCTATGTTATGGGAGATGATGATGGAGAAATCTATATAGATTACTATCCATTGCAAAAAAACCTTCGTACTAACCAAAATACAGCATTTGGTCAAAAACCAATTGTAAATATTGGACAAAGAGTTGAAATTGGTCAAGTAATCGCCGATGGTCCAAATATGGATCAAGGTGAACTTGCTCTTGGTGTTAATGCAATGGTTGCGTTTATGCCTTGGAATGGATACAACTTTGAGGATGCTATTGTAATCTCTGAGAGACTTATTCGTAAAGATGCTTTTACATCTGTTCATATCTATGAAAAAGAGGTTGAAGCAAGAGAGCTAAAACATGGGGTAGAAGAGATTACTCGTGATATTCCAAATGTTAGAGATGATGAACTCTCTCACCTAGACGAGAGCGGTATTATCAAAATTGGTACGAATGTAACTGGTGGAATGATACTAGTCGGTAAAGTTTCCCCAAAAGGTGAAGTAAAACCAACTCCAGAAGAGAGACTTCTTCGTGCAATTTTTGGTGAAAAAGCGGGACATGTAATAAACAAATCTCTTTATTGTCCTCCATCTATGGAAGGTGTTGTTGTTGATGTTAAAATCTTTACAAAAAAAGGTTATGACAAAGATGCACGTACTCTTGAACTTGAAAAAGAGGAGCGTGACTATTTAGAGCGTGAGCACTATGATAGACTTCTTATGATTGATAAAGAGGAGATGTTAAGAGTTACAAAACTTCTTACAAAAGAGCCACTTATAAACGATATTAAAATTGGCAACACAAGTTATAAAGCTGGCGATATAATCAATGGCGAAGATTTAGTTGAAGTGAATCGTTTTGCAATGAATGCCATAATTAAATCATTCAGTGAAGAGATTCAATCAGAATATAATAAAACTAAAAACTATTTCCAAAAAGAGAAAAGACTCTTCCGTGATGAGCATGAAGAGAAGTTAAATATCCTAGAAAAAGATGACATTCTTCCAAATGGCGTTGTTAAACATGTAAAGATATATATTGCAACAAAGCGTCAACTAAAAGTTGGTGATAAAATGGCAGGACGTCATGGAAATAAGGGTATTGTCTCTACAATAGTACCTGAAGTTGACATGCCTTACATGGAAGATGGAAGAGGCGTTGATGTTTGTCTAAATCCTCTTGGTGTTCCATCTCGTATGAATATCGGGCAAATATTAGAGATGCACCTTGGTATGGCTGGACGTGAGTTAGGGCATCAAATAACTAAAGAGTTTGAATCAAAGCAAAAAGATTTTATTAAAAATCTTCGAGCTAAAATGATTGAAATAGCTGATGTTGCTCAGATGATGAATGCAGCTAAAACTCTTGGAGATATGAGTGATGAGTTGCTTCTGCACCATGCTCGTGACTGGTCAAGAGGTGTTAAGTTTGCATCGCCTATATTTGAGGGTGTAAATGCTGTAGAGTTTGAAAAACTTTTTGCCCTTGCAAAAATGGACACAGATGGTAAAACAGTTCTTTATAACGGTTTGACTGGTGAGAAGATTAAAGAGCGTGTAAACGTTGGTTACATGTACATCCTTAAGCTACATCACTTAGTTGATGAGAAGATTCATGCTCGTTCAACTGGACCATACTCACTTGTTACTCAACAACCAGTTGGTGGTAAAGCACTATTTGGTGGACAGAGATTTGGAGAGATGGAAGTTTGGGCACTAGAAGCTTATGGGGCTTCAGCAGTTTTAAAAGAGATGTTAACTATCAAATCAGATGATGTTGATGGTCGTGTTCGTGCATATAAAGCTATTACAAAAGGTGAATTAGTTCCAGAATCTGGGATTCCTGAGACACTATTCGTATTGACAAAAGAGTTGCAATCACTTGCTCTTGATGTAGAAATATTTGACGAGGTA